A single genomic interval of Streptomyces sp. NBC_00663 harbors:
- a CDS encoding CoA transferase subunit A: MTDKTMTADEAVSRLESGMTLGIGGWGSRRKPMALVSALLRTEITDLTVVSYGGPDVGMLAAAGRLRKLVAPFVTLDSIPLEPHYRTARESGAFELTEIDEAMFMWGLHAAAHRLPFLPVRAGLGSDVMRVNPGLRTVTSPYDDGETFVAMPALRLDAALVHVNRADRLGNGQCLGPDPYFDDLFCEASEAAYVSCERVVDTAELTKEGPPQSLLLKRHTVTGVVEAPGGAHFTSCAPDYGRDEDAQREYASTPWPEFAERHLDGRTT; this comes from the coding sequence GTGACCGACAAGACGATGACGGCCGACGAGGCCGTCTCCCGGCTGGAGAGCGGCATGACCCTCGGCATCGGCGGCTGGGGCTCGCGCCGCAAGCCGATGGCACTGGTGAGCGCACTGCTCCGCACGGAGATCACCGATCTCACCGTCGTCTCCTACGGAGGACCCGACGTCGGCATGCTCGCCGCCGCCGGACGCCTGCGCAAGCTCGTCGCCCCGTTCGTCACCCTCGACTCCATCCCCCTCGAACCCCACTACCGCACGGCCCGTGAGAGCGGCGCCTTCGAGCTGACGGAGATCGACGAGGCGATGTTCATGTGGGGTCTGCACGCGGCCGCCCACCGGCTGCCGTTCCTGCCGGTGCGGGCCGGCCTCGGCTCGGACGTCATGCGGGTCAACCCCGGTCTGCGGACGGTGACTTCGCCGTACGACGACGGCGAGACCTTCGTCGCCATGCCCGCCCTGCGCCTGGACGCGGCCCTGGTCCACGTCAACCGCGCCGACCGGCTGGGCAACGGACAGTGCCTGGGCCCCGACCCGTACTTCGACGACCTCTTCTGCGAGGCGTCGGAGGCGGCGTACGTGTCGTGCGAACGGGTCGTGGACACCGCCGAGTTGACGAAGGAGGGGCCGCCCCAGTCGCTGCTCCTCAAACGGCACACGGTGACCGGAGTCGTCGAGGCGCCGGGCGGAGCCCACTTCACCTCCTGCGCCCCCGACTACGGCCGTGACGAGGACGCCCAGCGGGAGTACGCGAGCACCCCGTGGCCGGAGTTCGCCGAACGCCACCTCGA
- a CDS encoding SDR family oxidoreductase → MELKGRVAVVTGGTRGVGAGIAGSFAQAGAEVVVCARRPPEVPLKGAEFMPLDVRDHDAVRAFFAELPRVDVLVNNAGGGPYRLLADADAARHARVIELNLLAPLTVSLAAYDHLKRAKGCVVMVGSVSGSRPSPGSAAYGAAKAGLENLARSMAVEWAPDVRVNTLVVGMVRTELAHLHYGGEEAVTAISRTVPLGRLAEPSDVGAAAVLLASDAAAYISGASLLVHGGGERPLFLDAATAHRET, encoded by the coding sequence ATGGAGCTGAAGGGGAGGGTCGCCGTCGTCACGGGCGGCACCCGGGGCGTCGGCGCCGGTATCGCGGGCTCCTTCGCGCAGGCGGGCGCCGAGGTCGTGGTCTGCGCCCGACGCCCGCCCGAAGTGCCCCTCAAGGGAGCCGAGTTCATGCCGCTCGACGTCCGTGACCACGACGCCGTACGCGCCTTCTTCGCTGAGCTGCCCCGGGTCGACGTCCTCGTCAACAACGCGGGTGGCGGCCCCTACCGGCTGCTGGCCGACGCGGACGCGGCACGGCACGCGCGCGTGATCGAGCTCAACCTCCTCGCCCCGCTGACGGTCTCCCTCGCCGCCTACGACCACCTCAAGCGCGCCAAGGGCTGCGTCGTCATGGTCGGCAGCGTCAGCGGCAGCCGTCCCTCGCCCGGTTCGGCGGCGTACGGGGCGGCGAAGGCGGGGCTGGAGAACCTGGCCCGCTCGATGGCGGTGGAGTGGGCGCCGGACGTCCGGGTCAACACCCTGGTCGTCGGCATGGTCCGCACCGAACTCGCCCATCTGCACTACGGCGGCGAGGAGGCGGTCACCGCAATCTCGCGCACGGTCCCGCTGGGCCGCCTGGCCGAGCCCTCCGACGTCGGTGCCGCGGCCGTCCTCCTCGCCTCGGACGCCGCCGCCTACATCAGCGGGGCCTCGCTCCTGGTCCACGGGGGCGGGGAGCGGCCGCTGTTCCTGGACGCCGCGACTGCCCACAGGGAGACATGA
- a CDS encoding SDR family oxidoreductase, translated as MTGICEGRVVVVTGAGRGLGRAHALAFAAEGARVVVNDLGVGLDGTPGPDSPAAQVVAEIRAAGGEAVAHGGDIATTDGARNLIATAVETYGRLDTLVNNAGFLRDRMLVNLDEDDWDAVLRVHLKGHFLPLKQAAAHWRGEAKAGRTPTARIVNTSSGAGLLGSLGQGNYSAAKAGIVGLTLVAAAELARYGVQVNAIAPAARTRMTERTFAETMAAPDAGFDAMAPGNVSPLVVWLGSAASEGVTGRVFETEGGRVTVMEGWRPGPSADKGERWTPGEMDVVVRKLLSQTADPGPVYGT; from the coding sequence ATGACCGGGATCTGCGAGGGACGGGTCGTCGTCGTCACCGGCGCGGGGCGGGGGCTGGGCCGTGCCCACGCGCTGGCGTTCGCCGCGGAGGGGGCGCGGGTCGTGGTCAACGACCTGGGTGTGGGGCTGGACGGCACCCCCGGGCCCGACAGCCCGGCGGCCCAGGTCGTGGCGGAGATCCGCGCGGCGGGCGGCGAGGCGGTGGCGCACGGCGGCGACATCGCGACGACCGACGGCGCGCGAAACCTGATCGCGACCGCGGTGGAGACGTACGGCCGCCTCGACACCCTGGTCAACAACGCCGGCTTCCTGCGCGACCGGATGCTGGTGAACCTCGACGAGGACGACTGGGACGCGGTGCTGCGGGTCCACCTCAAGGGTCACTTCCTGCCCCTGAAGCAGGCGGCGGCGCACTGGCGGGGCGAGGCGAAGGCGGGCCGCACGCCGACCGCCCGCATCGTCAACACCAGTAGCGGAGCGGGGCTGTTGGGCTCGCTCGGGCAGGGCAACTACAGTGCCGCGAAGGCCGGGATCGTGGGGCTCACCCTGGTCGCCGCCGCCGAACTCGCCCGCTACGGCGTCCAGGTCAACGCCATCGCGCCCGCGGCCCGGACCCGGATGACGGAACGGACCTTCGCCGAGACGATGGCGGCGCCCGACGCGGGGTTCGACGCGATGGCGCCCGGGAACGTCTCGCCGCTCGTCGTCTGGCTGGGCTCGGCGGCGAGCGAGGGCGTGACCGGGCGGGTCTTCGAGACGGAGGGCGGCCGGGTCACGGTCATGGAAGGGTGGCGCCCCGGCCCGAGCGCCGACAAGGGGGAACGCTGGACGCCGGGCGAAATGGACGTCGTGGTACGGAAGCTGCTGTCGCAGACCGCTGATCCCGGACCGGTCTACGGGACGTGA
- a CDS encoding glycoside hydrolase family 35 protein: MSEFTVGDDDFLLDGRPVRLLSGALHYFRVHEAQWGHRLAMLRAMGLNCVETYVPWNLHEPRPGVYEDVAALGRFLDAAREAGLWAIVRPGPYICAEWENGGLPHWLAGRARTSDEVYLGQVERWFGRLLPEIVTRQADRGGPVIMVQVENEYGSYGSDAEYLRWLAALLRAQGVSVPLFTSDGPEDHMLTGGSVPGVLATVNFGSQAREAFAVLRGHRPSGPLMCMEFWCGWFDHWGAEHVVRDPADAAAALREILECGASVNLYMAHGGTSFAGWAGANRGGGDLHDGVLEPDVTSYDYDAPIDEFGHPTEKFWRFRAVLAQYADGPLPEPPPLPPQLAGRAEVGLTGWASLAEVLETRGGPVVTAPVPPTFEELDVDRGLVRYEVTVPGPRQPYPFLARGLRDLAVVYVDGKRAGVLTEQDGTLQEPVAGHARVELWVESLGRVNYGPRTGEAKGITGGLLHERQYLHGVRARGLRLDALDDIGDVRLRDLPEDGAPGLYRGTLDVRGPGDALLELPGWTRGFVWINGFGLGRYWCVGPQRSLYVPGPVLREGVNDVWVLELERAASAPYVRRR, encoded by the coding sequence GGGCTGAACTGTGTGGAGACGTACGTCCCGTGGAACCTGCACGAGCCGCGGCCCGGGGTGTACGAGGACGTGGCGGCCCTCGGCCGGTTCCTGGACGCGGCCCGGGAGGCGGGGCTGTGGGCGATCGTGCGGCCGGGGCCGTACATCTGCGCCGAGTGGGAGAACGGCGGGCTGCCGCACTGGCTGGCGGGGCGGGCGCGGACGAGCGACGAGGTGTATCTGGGGCAGGTGGAGCGCTGGTTCGGCCGGCTGCTGCCGGAGATCGTGACGCGGCAGGCCGACCGGGGCGGCCCGGTGATCATGGTGCAGGTGGAGAACGAGTACGGCAGCTACGGCTCGGACGCGGAGTACCTGCGGTGGCTGGCGGCGCTGCTGCGCGCCCAGGGCGTCAGCGTCCCGCTGTTCACCTCGGACGGTCCCGAGGACCACATGCTGACCGGCGGCTCGGTTCCCGGGGTCCTGGCCACGGTCAATTTCGGCTCCCAGGCCCGCGAGGCCTTCGCGGTCCTGCGCGGCCACCGGCCCTCCGGGCCGCTGATGTGCATGGAGTTCTGGTGCGGCTGGTTCGACCACTGGGGCGCCGAACACGTCGTACGGGATCCGGCGGACGCGGCGGCGGCGCTGCGGGAGATCCTGGAGTGCGGTGCGTCGGTGAACCTGTACATGGCGCACGGCGGCACGAGTTTCGCGGGCTGGGCGGGCGCGAACCGGGGTGGCGGTGATCTGCACGACGGTGTGCTGGAGCCGGATGTGACGTCGTACGACTACGACGCCCCGATCGACGAGTTCGGGCACCCGACGGAGAAGTTCTGGCGTTTCCGTGCGGTGCTGGCGCAGTACGCGGACGGGCCGCTGCCCGAACCGCCGCCGCTGCCGCCGCAGTTGGCGGGGCGGGCGGAGGTGGGGCTCACGGGGTGGGCGTCGTTGGCGGAGGTGCTGGAGACGCGGGGCGGGCCGGTCGTCACCGCCCCCGTCCCGCCGACCTTCGAGGAACTGGACGTGGACCGGGGGCTGGTGCGTTACGAGGTGACCGTGCCGGGGCCGCGGCAGCCGTACCCGTTCCTGGCGCGCGGGCTGCGGGACCTGGCGGTGGTGTACGTCGACGGGAAGCGGGCCGGGGTGCTGACGGAGCAGGACGGGACGTTGCAGGAGCCGGTCGCCGGGCACGCGCGCGTGGAGCTGTGGGTGGAGTCCCTGGGCCGGGTCAACTACGGGCCGCGCACCGGGGAGGCCAAGGGGATCACCGGCGGGCTGCTGCACGAGCGGCAGTATCTGCACGGAGTACGCGCGCGTGGACTGCGGCTGGACGCGCTGGACGACATCGGGGACGTACGGCTGCGAGACCTTCCCGAGGACGGTGCGCCCGGCCTCTACCGGGGGACGCTCGACGTTCGTGGCCCCGGGGACGCGCTGCTGGAGCTGCCGGGCTGGACCCGGGGCTTCGTGTGGATCAACGGCTTCGGCCTGGGCCGCTACTGGTGCGTGGGCCCGCAGCGGTCGCTCTACGTGCCCGGCCCGGTACTGCGGGAGGGGGTCAACGACGTGTGGGTGCTTGAGCTGGAGCGGGCGGCGTCGGCGCCGTACGTCAGGAGGCGATGA
- a CDS encoding enoyl-CoA hydratase family protein — MGVSTSSQENGMREKGIRVVTVDFPPVNALPVDGWYALADAVRAAGRDPATRCVVLAAEGRGFNAGVDVKELQARGPDALVGVNRGCFEAFSAVYECAVPVVAAVQGFCLGGGVGLVGNADVIVASEDASFGLPELDRGALGAATHLARLVPQHLMRALYFTSRTVTAAELHTHGSVWAVVPREELLDAALELAREIAAKDGELLRLAKAAINGIDPVDVHRSYRFEQGFTFEASVSGVADRVRSRFGKGDS, encoded by the coding sequence ATGGGTGTCTCCACCTCGTCCCAGGAAAATGGGATGCGAGAAAAAGGGATCCGCGTCGTCACGGTCGACTTCCCGCCGGTGAACGCCCTTCCGGTGGACGGCTGGTACGCGCTGGCCGACGCCGTGCGCGCCGCCGGCCGCGATCCGGCCACGCGCTGTGTGGTGCTGGCCGCCGAGGGGCGGGGGTTCAACGCGGGCGTCGATGTCAAGGAGCTCCAGGCACGGGGCCCGGACGCCCTGGTCGGGGTCAACCGCGGCTGTTTCGAGGCGTTTTCGGCGGTGTACGAGTGCGCGGTGCCGGTCGTGGCGGCCGTGCAGGGGTTCTGCCTCGGGGGCGGGGTCGGCCTGGTGGGCAACGCGGACGTGATCGTGGCGAGCGAGGACGCCTCCTTCGGGCTGCCCGAGCTGGACCGGGGGGCCCTGGGCGCCGCCACTCATCTGGCCCGGCTGGTCCCCCAACACCTCATGCGCGCCCTGTACTTCACCTCCCGCACCGTCACCGCGGCCGAGCTGCACACGCACGGGTCGGTGTGGGCGGTCGTGCCGCGCGAGGAACTGCTGGACGCCGCGCTGGAGTTGGCGCGCGAGATCGCCGCCAAGGACGGGGAGCTGCTGCGGCTCGCCAAGGCCGCCATCAACGGCATCGACCCGGTCGATGTGCACCGCAGCTACCGCTTCGAGCAGGGGTTCACCTTCGAGGCGAGCGTGAGCGGGGTCGCCGACCGGGTGCGGAGCAGGTTCGGGAAGGGTGATTCCTAG